The following proteins are co-located in the Theropithecus gelada isolate Dixy chromosome 19, Tgel_1.0, whole genome shotgun sequence genome:
- the LOC112613292 gene encoding cytochrome c oxidase subunit 7A1, mitochondrial isoform X1 yields MQALRVSRALIRSFSSTARNRLQNRVPEKQKLFQVGGAGLEVGGSDALTRRAGGRRGALKGAAGTLLIRHPHIQEDNDIPLYLKGGFVDNILYRVTMALSLGGSVYSLYCLGWASFPRN; encoded by the exons ATGCAGGCCCTGCGG GTCTCCCGGGCACTGATCCGCTCCTTCAGCTCCACCGCCCGGAACCGCCTCCAGAACCGAGTGCCCGAGAAACAGAAGCTCTTCCAGgtgggcggggcggggctggaggtggggggatCCGACGCGCTGACGCGCCGAGCAGGGGGCAGGCGGGGCGCCCTCAAGGGAGCAGCCGGCACCCTTCTCATCAGACACCCCCACATCCAGGAGGACAATGACATCCCGTTGTACCTGAAGGGCGGCTTCGTTGACAACATCCTATACCGAGTGACAATGGCGCTGAGTCTGGGAG GCTCTGTCTACAGCCTGTACTGCCTTGGCTGGGCCTCCTTCCCCAGGAATTAA
- the LOC112613292 gene encoding cytochrome c oxidase subunit 7A1, mitochondrial isoform X3, with product MQALRVSRALIRSFSSTARNRLQNRVPEKQKLFQDNDIPLYLKGGFVDNILYRVTMALSLGGSVYSLYCLGWASFPRN from the exons ATGCAGGCCCTGCGG GTCTCCCGGGCACTGATCCGCTCCTTCAGCTCCACCGCCCGGAACCGCCTCCAGAACCGAGTGCCCGAGAAACAGAAGCTCTTCCAG GACAATGACATCCCGTTGTACCTGAAGGGCGGCTTCGTTGACAACATCCTATACCGAGTGACAATGGCGCTGAGTCTGGGAG GCTCTGTCTACAGCCTGTACTGCCTTGGCTGGGCCTCCTTCCCCAGGAATTAA
- the LOC112613292 gene encoding cytochrome c oxidase subunit 7A1, mitochondrial isoform X2 produces the protein MQALRVSRALIRSFSSTARNRLQNRVPEKQKLFQEDNDIPLYLKGGFVDNILYRVTMALSLGGSVYSLYCLGWASFPRN, from the exons ATGCAGGCCCTGCGG GTCTCCCGGGCACTGATCCGCTCCTTCAGCTCCACCGCCCGGAACCGCCTCCAGAACCGAGTGCCCGAGAAACAGAAGCTCTTCCAG GAGGACAATGACATCCCGTTGTACCTGAAGGGCGGCTTCGTTGACAACATCCTATACCGAGTGACAATGGCGCTGAGTCTGGGAG GCTCTGTCTACAGCCTGTACTGCCTTGGCTGGGCCTCCTTCCCCAGGAATTAA